One genomic segment of Brevibacillus laterosporus LMG 15441 includes these proteins:
- the recF gene encoding DNA replication/repair protein RecF (All proteins in this family for which functions are known are DNA-binding proteins that assist the filamentation of RecA onto DNA for the initiation of recombination or recombinational repair.), with translation MFLRNLFLTNYRNYRELSLDFTGPINLFVGNNAQGKTNALESIYVLALAKSHRTSKDKELIKWNADYAAIRSEVNRRYGSVRLEMQLTNKGKKAKINGLEQKKLSNYIGSLNVVLFAPEDLAIVKGAPAQRRRFLDMEIGQVSPTYIYHLSNYNKVLAQRNQLLKDLAMKKSSQIDLMAIWNTQLADLTVKLLRKRFEFITKLEQWAQEIHAGITDGKEKLSLHYVNSSPVTKEMKEEEALQALLAAYEEIFEREKMRGSTLIGPHRDDFSLLVNEMDVQSFGSQGQQRTTALSLKLAEIELIKQEVGEYPILLLDDVLSELDEHRQTLLLETIQDKIQTFVTTTGVEGLKHQVLQQATRFNVQEGSISKEG, from the coding sequence TTGTTCTTACGTAATCTGTTTTTGACTAACTATCGAAATTACAGAGAGCTTTCACTGGATTTTACAGGACCGATTAATTTATTCGTTGGGAATAATGCGCAGGGCAAGACGAATGCATTAGAATCTATCTATGTACTTGCCCTTGCCAAATCCCACCGAACCTCCAAGGATAAAGAACTGATTAAGTGGAATGCAGATTATGCGGCGATCCGTAGTGAAGTCAATCGACGCTACGGATCTGTTCGTTTAGAGATGCAGTTGACCAATAAAGGTAAAAAGGCTAAAATTAATGGTTTAGAGCAGAAAAAACTGAGTAATTATATCGGTTCTTTAAATGTTGTGTTATTTGCGCCAGAGGATTTAGCAATCGTAAAGGGCGCTCCAGCCCAACGCAGACGCTTTCTAGACATGGAAATTGGTCAGGTTTCTCCAACATATATCTACCACTTGAGCAATTACAATAAAGTGTTAGCACAGAGAAATCAGCTATTGAAAGACCTTGCCATGAAAAAGAGTAGTCAGATTGACCTTATGGCAATTTGGAATACACAATTAGCTGATTTAACTGTAAAATTACTAAGGAAGCGTTTTGAGTTTATCACTAAATTAGAGCAATGGGCTCAAGAAATCCACGCTGGAATTACAGATGGTAAAGAGAAGCTGAGTTTGCATTATGTCAATAGTTCTCCTGTTACCAAAGAGATGAAAGAGGAAGAAGCTCTTCAAGCGCTACTGGCTGCTTATGAAGAGATATTTGAACGGGAAAAGATGAGAGGTAGTACACTAATCGGACCTCATCGTGATGATTTCTCTCTTTTGGTAAACGAGATGGATGTACAATCATTTGGCTCACAAGGGCAGCAGCGAACAACGGCTTTATCTTTGAAATTAGCCGAAATTGAGCTGATTAAGCAAGAAGTTGGGGAATATCCGATTTTGTTGCTTGATGACGTCTTGTCAGAACTGGATGAGCATAGACAAACATTATTACTTGAAACGATACAAGATAAAATTCAAACGTTTGTAACGACAACAGGTGTGGAAGGATTAAAGCATCAGGTCTTACAGCAAGCAACTCGCTTTAATGTGCAAGAGGGGTCCATTTCCAAAGAAGGGTAA
- the yaaA gene encoding S4 domain-containing protein YaaA: MADKVYISTEYITLGQFLKLSSVIDTGGMAKPFLAEVPIMVNGEKENRRGRKLYPDDLVVIEGYGSYQVAVR, encoded by the coding sequence ATGGCAGATAAAGTTTACATTTCTACAGAATATATTACGCTTGGACAGTTTTTAAAACTAAGTTCAGTAATTGATACGGGTGGAATGGCTAAGCCTTTTTTAGCTGAGGTTCCCATTATGGTAAATGGAGAAAAAGAAAACCGCCGTGGTCGTAAGCTATATCCAGATGATCTAGTGGTTATTGAAGGGTACGGCTCTTATCAAGTGGCTGTACGCTGA
- the dnaN gene encoding DNA polymerase III subunit beta yields the protein MKITVQRDKLSTAVSHVAKAVSTRTTIPILTGIKLTANEEGLTLTGSDSDISIEVHVPLEEGENWGVTVHEPGSIVLPSRIFSEIVRKLPANEIDISVDDRLLTLIRSGQAEFTINGLDANEYPQLPQLEEDKVFSIPSDLLKTMIRQTSFAVATSEMRPILTGIMWTLEEGILKFVATDSHRFASRNAKVECSESLRFYNIVVPGKSCNELVKIIDDDQNLVDIVVADNQILVKSNHILFYSRLLEGTYPDTNRIIPQGCKTEIVLSTKEFLQSIERASLLSREGKTNVVKLVTLPDGNVEISSNAPEIGKVTETIQPKQCTGEELKISFNAKFMIDALRSIDSSEIVTSFTGAMSPFIIRPTDHDWSLHLILPVRTY from the coding sequence ATGAAAATTACAGTCCAACGTGACAAACTATCAACTGCTGTTTCACATGTGGCTAAAGCTGTATCAACTAGAACAACGATTCCCATTTTGACAGGTATTAAGCTAACAGCAAATGAAGAAGGCTTAACATTAACTGGTAGTGATTCAGATATTTCTATTGAGGTGCATGTTCCATTAGAAGAGGGAGAAAATTGGGGAGTTACTGTACACGAACCAGGCAGCATCGTGCTACCATCACGTATTTTTAGTGAAATTGTACGTAAATTGCCAGCTAATGAAATTGATATTAGTGTAGATGATCGTTTACTTACGTTGATTCGTTCAGGTCAAGCCGAGTTTACAATCAATGGTCTAGATGCTAATGAATATCCTCAATTACCTCAATTAGAAGAGGATAAGGTTTTTAGCATTCCAAGCGATTTATTAAAAACAATGATTCGCCAAACATCCTTTGCAGTTGCCACTTCTGAAATGCGTCCCATCTTAACAGGGATTATGTGGACACTAGAAGAGGGAATACTAAAATTTGTAGCGACAGATAGCCATCGTTTTGCTTCTCGCAATGCAAAAGTAGAGTGTTCTGAATCCCTACGATTCTATAATATTGTTGTACCGGGTAAAAGTTGTAATGAATTGGTAAAGATTATAGATGATGATCAGAATTTGGTTGATATCGTTGTAGCCGACAATCAAATTTTAGTAAAATCAAATCATATCTTATTCTATTCCCGACTGTTGGAGGGAACTTATCCAGATACAAATCGTATTATTCCACAAGGCTGTAAAACGGAGATTGTTTTATCAACCAAAGAATTTTTACAATCCATTGAGCGTGCTTCCTTATTAAGTCGTGAAGGAAAAACCAATGTGGTAAAATTGGTAACATTGCCAGATGGAAATGTAGAAATTTCATCGAATGCACCAGAGATCGGAAAAGTAACGGAAACCATTCAGCCAAAACAATGCACTGGGGAGGAGTTAAAAATCTCCTTCAACGCAAAGTTTATGATTGATGCACTTCGTTCCATTGACAGCTCTGAGATTGTAACTAGCTTTACTGGGGCAATGAGCCCATTTATTATTCGACCTACTGATCATGATTGGAGTCTACATCTAATCTTGCCAGTTCGTACGTATTAA
- the dnaA gene encoding chromosomal replication initiator protein DnaA, whose translation MDATIIELWRKVLAKIEKTLSKPSFDTWLKATKATALEEDSLIVVAPNEFARDWLESRYSPLIIETLYETTGIHMKVKFVVPQNPDFGLTDELPMAKAKLVSQPLAGDDQPPSILNPKYTFDTFVIGSGNRFAHAASLAVAEAPAKAYNPLFIYGGVGLGKTHLMHAIGHYVVQHNPSAKVVYLSSEKFTNEFINSIRDNKAVEFRNKYRSVDVLLIDDIQFLAGKESTQEEFFHTFNALHEESKQIIISSDRPPKEIPTLEDRLRSRFEWGLITDISPPDLETRIAILRKKAKAENLDIPNEVMIYIANQIDSNIRELEGALIRVVAYSSLINRDIDTQLAAEALKDIIPSSKPKIITIIDIQRAVGEAYTLKLEDFKAKKRTKSVAFPRQIAMYLSRELTDASLPKIGDEFGGRDHTTVIHAHEKISKSLAVDPQLQATIQNLIEKLKAGH comes from the coding sequence GTGGACGCAACGATTATAGAATTATGGCGAAAAGTTTTAGCTAAAATCGAGAAAACATTAAGCAAGCCTAGCTTCGACACCTGGTTGAAGGCGACAAAGGCAACTGCATTAGAGGAAGACTCTTTGATTGTAGTCGCTCCAAATGAATTTGCTCGTGATTGGCTCGAATCTCGCTATTCACCACTTATCATAGAAACGCTTTATGAAACGACAGGAATCCATATGAAGGTGAAGTTTGTCGTTCCCCAAAATCCCGACTTCGGTCTTACTGATGAGTTACCTATGGCGAAAGCAAAATTAGTATCTCAACCTCTAGCTGGCGATGATCAACCGCCTAGTATCTTAAATCCGAAGTATACGTTCGACACATTTGTAATTGGTTCGGGGAACCGTTTTGCCCATGCAGCTTCACTAGCCGTAGCTGAAGCACCTGCGAAAGCTTACAATCCACTGTTTATTTATGGTGGTGTAGGTCTTGGTAAAACACACTTAATGCATGCGATTGGCCATTATGTCGTTCAGCATAATCCATCTGCGAAAGTGGTCTATTTATCATCTGAAAAATTTACGAATGAGTTTATTAACTCTATTCGCGATAATAAAGCGGTTGAATTCCGCAATAAATATCGTAGTGTAGATGTTTTGCTTATAGATGATATTCAATTCTTGGCTGGAAAAGAATCAACGCAGGAAGAATTTTTCCATACTTTTAACGCCCTGCATGAAGAAAGCAAACAAATCATCATTTCATCCGATCGACCGCCAAAGGAAATTCCTACTTTGGAGGATCGATTGCGTTCCCGTTTTGAATGGGGCTTGATTACGGATATTTCACCACCTGATCTGGAGACTCGAATTGCCATTCTGCGTAAGAAGGCCAAAGCCGAGAATCTGGATATTCCGAATGAGGTTATGATTTATATTGCCAACCAGATTGATAGCAACATTCGTGAGTTAGAAGGTGCTTTGATTCGCGTTGTTGCTTATTCTTCTCTGATTAATCGCGATATTGATACGCAATTGGCAGCAGAGGCCCTCAAGGACATCATTCCTTCCTCTAAGCCAAAAATCATTACAATTATTGATATTCAACGTGCAGTTGGTGAAGCTTACACGTTAAAATTAGAGGATTTTAAAGCAAAAAAACGCACAAAATCCGTTGCTTTTCCAAGACAAATAGCCATGTATCTATCTCGTGAGCTTACTGATGCCTCACTCCCTAAGATCGGGGACGAATTTGGCGGACGAGATCATACAACGGTTATCCATGCCCATGAAAAAATCTCGAAATCATTAGCAGTTGATCCTCAATTGCAGGCCACCATCCAAAACCTTATTGAAAAATTGAAGGCTGGCCATTAA
- the remB gene encoding extracellular matrix regulator RemB gives MFLHVGGDTVVSMKEVISIIDHQTVKHSKISLTFMGDQKKEKRMIDQQSEEIKSYVITDRAIYCSPISSLTLKKRAQFIQHSELFPSVQTDSKELTE, from the coding sequence ATGTTTCTGCACGTGGGAGGAGATACGGTTGTTAGTATGAAGGAGGTTATCTCTATCATCGATCATCAAACGGTCAAGCACTCGAAGATATCCCTCACATTTATGGGAGATCAGAAGAAAGAAAAACGCATGATTGATCAGCAGTCGGAAGAGATTAAATCCTACGTAATTACGGATCGTGCTATTTACTGTTCGCCCATTTCTTCGCTTACCTTGAAAAAACGTGCGCAGTTTATACAGCACAGTGAGCTGTTTCCCTCTGTACAAACTGATAGTAAGGAGTTGACTGAGTAG